A stretch of Rubinisphaera margarita DNA encodes these proteins:
- a CDS encoding DUF1559 family PulG-like putative transporter, whose product MPRARSCDLRSGLSLVEVLTVIGILSLLVALFLPAVQASRESARQVQCKSNLNQIMLAQHQYLGIYGVFPTLEGHFHYRIAGMIESPNPDQYTTSSLYTCPTDAEALGYVRTGASSSYLGSIGLKRDGYRGIGDGFSGGYLPDTFHGETYLSDSHMKDGLSNTAAVGECLAIPSFYTYDVDWDDYPQFWNRLLRLTDTRYNDLTAMADDCQFNAGRPRVRQYPTTFYNHILPPNQHTCTNGRPFDPYLDYPVTSSSLHRGGVNLAMADGSVRFVSETISRNVWWAIGTRSGGETISLDE is encoded by the coding sequence ATGCCACGTGCCCGTTCGTGCGATCTCCGTTCTGGGCTAAGTCTCGTTGAAGTACTGACGGTGATCGGCATTCTCTCGCTGCTCGTTGCTTTATTTCTGCCAGCGGTGCAGGCTTCACGAGAATCGGCTCGGCAGGTGCAATGCAAGTCGAATCTCAACCAGATCATGCTGGCGCAGCACCAGTACCTGGGCATCTATGGCGTCTTCCCCACCCTCGAAGGGCACTTCCATTATCGAATTGCCGGGATGATCGAATCTCCCAACCCCGATCAGTACACCACATCCTCACTCTACACCTGTCCGACCGACGCGGAGGCGCTGGGTTATGTGCGCACGGGCGCTTCGAGCTCGTATCTGGGGAGCATCGGCCTGAAAAGGGACGGATACCGGGGCATTGGAGACGGCTTCAGCGGTGGCTATCTCCCGGATACATTCCACGGGGAGACCTATCTGAGCGACAGCCATATGAAGGACGGTCTGTCGAACACGGCCGCGGTCGGGGAATGTCTGGCGATTCCCTCGTTTTACACCTACGACGTCGACTGGGACGACTACCCACAGTTCTGGAATCGGCTGCTCCGCCTGACCGACACACGGTATAACGATCTGACCGCCATGGCTGATGACTGCCAGTTCAACGCGGGCCGCCCGCGTGTGAGACAGTACCCCACGACATTCTATAACCACATCCTGCCGCCGAATCAGCACACGTGCACGAACGGCCGCCCGTTTGATCCGTATCTCGATTATCCGGTCACCAGCAGCAGTCTGCACCGCGGTGGTGTGAATCTGGCGATGGCGGATGGATCGGTGCGGTTCGTCTCCGAAACCATCAGCCGCAACGTCTGGTGGGCGATCGGAACACGCAGCGGAGGCGAGACGATCAGTCTCGACGAATGA